GCCGAGGAACCACAGGGGCGGCAACGGCAGTGTGCAGGGACAGTTCTGGAAATTATTTGGGAGCGTCGGCAATTGTCTTTTACGGACTAGTTGATGCTCCGAGTCTTGAAGCCCATGCATGCAATGAAGCCCTTGTTCTGGCTAGGGATCTGAATACTACACATGCGATAATAGCCACCGATTCCATGCAAGTCGTCACAAATATCAAGAGAGGTGCTAGTGCGCTTTTCTGCTTAGTGAGATCAAAGAGAGGGTGAATGATTTTGTAAAGATTAGTTTCTGTTTTGAGAGAAGGGAGTCGAACTTTGAGGCGCATGCTTTGGCTAAGGCAGCGTCATCGTTCCCGGCGGGTCGCCACATGTGGCTACGGATCCTCCCGGATATCATTTGTATTCCTTCCGTGTTGAACTTTGAATAAAATCCCTAGTTCCATCTAAAAAAAGATCGTATCACTGCATCACGCAGATTGCGGTTTCTTGCGATCTTTCTACCCATCGTctgctccgccgtccgccgccacgATAGTTTCTCCGGCGTCCAAGCCAAGTTCAGAAGTGGACTGCTTTCCCCCACCCCACGGCTTCATAGGTGCACAGTTAAGCCTGCTTACTCTTTTACTTCATCTCCTTAATTTTATTTTGTTCAAATCTGTGCGGTTGTGCCATTAAAAAACTACAATCATTAAATGTTAATCATCGGCATCAGCCCAACACAAAGGGATCGGGGAAATCACCACCACCATGAGTGACCACAAAGCTGATGACATATGACATCCTATTTACCTATATGGTAAGTCCACTCTCCCAATTAGCCTCAATTTGAAATCTCAGATTTTTATTGTCTAATATGAAGTATTGATGATTGATTGACTGGAAAAACAAATTGGGAATCAACTGGTTGTACTGTACATCAAAGATTTCTGTACAACTAATTTTTCCTCTAAAAATAATAATATTGTAATGCTATTTTTGTAGTGTTTACAGCAGTGAAAACATGAGTTCCGGCTTATGCTTTCTGCATGCTTTAAACTACTTTTGGCTTGGCAAATGCTCATTAATCTATAAAAGCTCAAGTGTAaaactcgccccccccccctccccccccccctctaaatTTCTGGATCCATCCCtgcttagctagttactgtaacatcgcATGTCCCAATGCagtatgagtctataacctaataaatggagctttgcatgacaccacacctatgttactacccactatgaaggtagtaatatagtctaggaatatgtgtatgttactctccattgtggctagtctaagactagtcacagtgggtagtaacttagagtagtaacatgcatatgttactagtctatgttactacctccacaatgggtagtaacatatgtgttgtatcatgcatcacttcatttattaggttgtagactcatctttttttgatatgtgtgatgttacattAACTAGTTATGTTACTAtctgcctctctttcttcattaattacatgctacatcatctattttgcctagataaATGTGATGTTATCACCTATGTTACTTTCATTGTGGGTAGTCTAAGACTTGAGCTCCTAGGAAACTGTGTCCTAGTCTTCAAACAGTGTATAGTTGCTAAGGCTAGCACACAACTCTGTCCAGCAAATCCCTTCTGCCGGCGATAGAGCGTTTACAGCAAATGGCCGGAGGCGAGGAGTGTATCGCCGCTGCCACCAAGATATCAGTGTCGGTGGCCAACGCGAACAGAGATTGATAGTGCATCCACGGGGGGTCACTGCTCGTTCACGTATCCAACCAGAAACAGGTTGATCTACCATTCTTAACGTGAAATTGGACACCTAAAGTAAACTCAGGCTTGACGACCTGGATCTCATTCCAGAAGGCCGAGCCACGACACATTGCCTCAAAGAACATGCCGTTAGGGAAGTACTTTCCTTTCGACAGGTCTACCCACAGACCAGACAcgttttgggaaagcttccaaatcCACTTAGTGAGAAGGGCCATATTCATCAACTTAAGAGTTCGTCGAGCCCAGGCCTCCCTGCTTTTTCCGACGGCATACAACATCCCATTTCAGCAAATGGTACTTGTGTTTGATCCGTGCTTCTTCCCAGAAGAACTTGGATTGGGTCGTGTATAGCTTGGCATGGACACCGTCGGCAAAAAGAAATAATACCCATAGTAAACAAGGGGAGAGAGGACATGCTCGAATTAGTGACAATTAGTCTTGCCCCAGAAGGCATGAAACGACCTCGCCACGGACAAACACTACCCTCCAACTTGGAGTACAACTGCTCACATTCATTCTAAACTATTTCTTTTTATCTAGATTTCTAAGTTTTAAATTATTCCAATTGAAACAAAAAAAATCATTCATTTGTCCGAAAGAATGTACGTTCGTTCATTCAAACCTATTTTTCATCTAGATTTTAAATTgaaaattatttgaattttttaaaaaatatttgatttGTCCGAAAGAATGTAATATATTTCTATCTAGATTTTTTAATTTTCATTTATTCGAATTCAAACCAAAAATTCGTTGATTTGTCCGAAAGAATTTACATACATTCATTCAAACCTATTTATTTTTATCTAGATTTATAAATTGAAAATTATTTGAATTCAAACCCATTTTTTGGTTGATGTCTGAAAGACTTTATGCACATTCATTCTGTACTGGTTATTTTTATCTAGATTTTATAATTTAAATTATTTGAATTCAAACAAAAAATTCCGTGATTTGTCCGGAAGAATTTATGTACATTAACTCAAAACTATTTATTTTTATCTAGATTCTAAATTTAAATTTATTCAAATTCAAACGAAATTTTTGTTGATTTGTCTGAAGAATTCACGAATTTTTGACCATTTTGTGGGTGAGCGAGATTTTTAACATCATCTTTAACACGTAGGTCATGGACATTTTTTTAACAGGGATGTCACGCGCTCATTCTAGAGGATATTTGAATTGAATTGTGTCGTGTCGATTTCTAACTCACTCTCGGGTTGGAGCAAATGAATTTCGTGACTGCAGGAACAAAACCAAGATGTCTTCGTTGGACGCCAATCGGAGTTGTTGCCAAAgtaaatactcccttcgttccgaattactcgtcacagaaatggatgtatctagaactaaaatacatctagatatatctATACCTGCGACAAATaattcgaacggagggagtagttcggtTTGTCTGCATGCGGGAACATGCATGTGGTGTGGTGGTAAAGATCATGCGTGTTACTGCTCGAGCATCAGACTTAGAATCCGCAAGTCACTCGTTTTACTTTCTCAATTTCTCCCCTCCCAGCACGTGCTTACAAGTGGGACCCAACACAGGCTTTTACGTAATTCAATAAAAGTGAGGGGTGTTTCTGCCAAAAAATAACATGTGCCATCACACGGGCCTGTTCTACTCACTGCCAGTGGGCCATATCCACGCTGGTATGCCACACAAGCATGGGATACGTCTGCATACGGAATTTATGACCATATTTGCATGCCCGGTAAAGTTAAATGGCTTAAAACATGAGTGTATTTTACAAGTTTGTGCATAAAATGACCATCCGATGCAAGTTTTATGACCGTCAGTGTATTTATCTCTTTCTGAAGTGTCTCCTTTTCTCTCTTCATTTCTGAATCATGAGTAACCCGAAATGGCTAACTTTGTTGCATTCGAATCTTCTTGCAGTCTTGTTATGGAAGCAGGATTATCATGTCGTTCGGAATCAAAACCAACTGCAGTTTATTTTCACTCTGTGTGTCTCAGCTTTGGTATCACTCCAGGGCTAGAAGCAGAATTGTAGCCCAAACCTGCTGCAGCAAACTGTAGACTGTCCTAAACCCAGTGAAACAGAGTCCCAACTAAACAGAGTCACTCAGTTGGTTCAGATAATCAAAGTTCTCAGTCACATGCATCCAAACGTTCAAAGCTTCAGCTAAACAAATTTAAGCCCTTCTGAATGGAAGATTCTAGGGATCCCAATTAAAGCAGCAGATGCAAACAGACAGTCTAAAACCCAgatgaagaaaacagacagacgacaacaacaacaaaagaTAAGACAGAGATGTCCCCAATACTAGCATAAAACACCATCTAGGAGCAGTAGTAACTCAAACGGCGCATCTCcgagctccaaaatgatccatcttCGATCCTTCAGCAGGCACATCAACAAGCGCGCAGCGAACCTAAGCAGCATCGCCGACATCCGGGAGGCTGACGAAAACAACGAGCCAAGTTAATCACAGCCCAAACTTGAGAAGAAGTGAAGAATTAATAGACTAGCACACCAAAGAAACTCACTTGGACAAGGCTGAGTGCAGATTGACGGCAAGAAGCACGAAGGACGCGACGGTGGACTCCGCGTACGAGCGCCGGGCAGCCTGCGTCGGCGCCGTGACGGCCATCCACGCCAGGGCACAGCCGGAGGTGGTGTTCACGAGCACGCAGAACATCAGGAACATGTGGCTGCGGAAGAAGGCGCGGAGGCAGGCCCGGTCGTCGGCCGTCATGGAGACTGCCGCCGCcgtgagcagcagcagcagcatggccAGAACGGGCACCGCCATCCTGACGATCTTGGCATTGTTCTGGTTCGCTCTCGCAGCTCCTGCGGCACCCAGCAGATGGCGGCCTTCAGAGTTcagacaagaaacaagaagatcaAATCTTTGGTAGCATGACATTAAAATAGCAGAACAAGAAGATTATAAGGTGGAACTTGGCGAGCTGCCACTGCTCCTCCAACAAGCAGCGAAAAGAAACCCCAAATTAAGCCTTTGTCATGGAAAATCGGAGGGAATGCGACTCGTTTCAACCTGACGAGAACGCAAAAGATCTCCAAAAGGAAACCGCATCGCTCTACCGTGAAGAAGACGGAGAAAAAGAAACAAAGCAAGAACATTCATGCGGAGATCTTAAGCCCAAATTTCCACCCGAATAGCTAGCAGAAAAACTAGCAGCAGGAAAAGCCAACAACGATCAACCAAGAGGGATAGATTCAAGCATACCATCCATCTCTCTAGCACTACGCTTTTCCCTGACCACGGGGAGTTTTGGAGGTGTTGGCGGGGCTCTGTAGGAAATGGCGATGGAGCTTTTGGAACAGAAATTGCCATGGGGTTGGCGTCCAGTTATATGGGGCATACGGGGCCGGGGGAGGGAGGTACATTGGTCAAGATGATACATGGACAGATGACAAAATTTCCAGTCTGGAGGCAACAGCAGGCGCAGCTTTTTCAGATTTCAGTTTCTTCTTTTCAGAGCTCGATCGCCACCCTTTTCTTTTCTGGTTTCTTGCATTGAGTAACTCCCTACTCACGCCCAATtctcttagggcatgtacaatgcatagcctcaaggtgATGCCTCGCATGCCATGTAAAATCAaatatgacgtaaagtaggttcggatagggaagcAGGATCCTCTCCAGGAGGCAGATGATTGAAGAGAAAAAGTATGGTCCGgtgacaaaagctgaaaaggttTAAGTGAAAGTAGAGATACATGTGTACTagagtctttattttctatttcttaatgAAGCCCATTAAGGACATGTACAACGGAGGCATCACCCTGGTACTGCTCAGCTCTTAAATTAATCAAAAAGTAATGAAGCCACCATTTAAAAAAAACTGTCCATCGGAGGCCACAGTATGTAGTGGACCCACTGTCCTTTACATGCATAGCATTGTTTTTCTGCTCTCTCTATCCCTCTCTTGCATGCATCAACGCAGCAtgccttttcttcctttcttcgcTTTTCACGTAAGAAGTTGGCTCTTCTGCAGGATGTAGCTTTTAGTCTGCAAGCAGCACGTTGCGTCAATTTGGGACCATCCGAACCTAGGTGGCAGTTGGAGCACCCGTCCACCGTGTAGTGTTGTACAAGCCCTAATAGTAGCTTGCATTGaggagaaaaaataaatatagatgtctcaaattactttttgtcatgaggcatatgtatccatatgccaccattaTACATGCCCTTACTGGAATACTTTTTTTTCGGGACAGTAAAAATCGACTGCTTTTGCTTTTTCAAAACGCACATGACGATCCACAGTTCCTCACAAGCGACGAATGGTGGTAGTCCAAATGGATTGAAGCAACATGATGCCATCGGTCCACTTTAACGCACCATGAAACTGGCACACTGATTTGAAATAGTTTGAACAGAATGATATGAAGGCATCGTCAGTTTGGCAAGCAGTCAGCCATGGGCTGGTCCTCCTAGAAAAAGGTCTAGTTTGGAGGGTTGGCAATGGCAAGATGTTCGCATTTGTCATTACCGATGATCGCTCGCGAGCCTACAGGAGGTTTGATTTCGAGCAAAGGAAGGTGCAGATTCAAATGGGTCTTCTTCGCAAAATAAAAAAGATTCAAATGGGTCTATAGTTAAACTTCAGCAATATTACTTACAGGTTGGCAAATGGGTCTTGGAGGGAGTATCGTTGGATTTACAGTGGAGTAACCTTCCAGTAAATTGAGATATGCGCTTTTTTTATCAGATAAGATAGTATAGAGGAATCTAGTTCTTGTAGTATTATTCATATCCGTCCTAGTAAAAAATGTGCTAGTCATTTCATGGCAAACTTTGGTAGAAGGCCGAACCGTTGTCTGGCTTGGATCGGGTCTAGAGGAGGTCTTGGGGCGTTGTCAGACGTGGTTGTAATCCCTAGGTTCTGAGTAAAACAAAAAATATTTCGCAACAAAGAAAACACCGTGGATTCCAAAGTATGGTatcaacatgaactcaaattagtAAAAATTGCAAATGTTCATCATAGATAATAGGGCCATGATTATGAATAGTTCACTTAGAAGACCCGTGCTAATTGACAATGAACCCATGATAGCTTGCATTCCAAATTGAAACAACAAATGGAAAAGGCAATAGCTCTGAACAATGTAGAAAAACAGTAGAATCAGGCTATTTTTTTCTGGATATGTCTAACTATGATCCTTCCAAAATAGATGTGCCAATCTACATCCTCTGAGAATTGGGTGTAGAAGGTACTTCAGTGTACGACACAATTACCAatacttttttttttttgaaaggaacaCCAGCGCATTCCATTAATTCAAGAGAGCTGGAGAAACCCCAGCAACCAAGTCTTGTACATAATCAGGAAGCGGGTCAAGCCAAATTTGATAGCTTGCCTGCTCCAGACTCACACCATACGCAGCTAACACATGTGCTGATACATTACAGGCCCTTGGGCATACATCTATCTTACAACATTGAAAAGAGTATTGAATAATACGTTTCATTTCTTTAAATAGAGCGCCCAGTGTCGAGTCATCATAATCATTGCTTGTGATCGCCTGCTTTAATACAACTGAGTCTGTCTCCAAGACGACCTTGCAGCAGCCCATTCTGGTTGCTTCCTGAATTGCACGTAGCATTGCAGTAGCTTCTGCATGGAGAGGATCAGCAATGAACTGAAGATTACCTGCTCCCGCCACCAGCGTCTCACCCTGTTCATTCNNNNNNNNNNNNNNNNNNNNNNNNNNNNNNNNNNNNNNNNNTTTGACGCTCTGCTTCGTTTCAAGTTCTCCTGACAATCAATACATGAAGCTGATAAGAGTGATATATCTCCTCTAGGCTTCGCATCTTGTTTCCCTGATTTGCTTTGTTTCTCTCACCCCACCAGGTCCATAGCAAAACACATGTCCTTATGCAAGTATCTTCATCCTGTTTGAGTATTTCCTGCATCACAGAATTAGCATTTGGACAGTTAACTAGTAATTCACGTGTGTCTTCCAGTTGAGCTGCTCTCCATAGAGCCTTAACTGATTTGCACTTTAGAAAGCAATGGCCCCCATCTTCATCCATTCTAAGACATACCGGGCATCTTGTATCTAGTTCTATGCCTCTTCTCTTGATCTTCATTCTGAGCGGGAGGCTATTGTTTGCTAGTCGCCATAAAAAGTGTAAAATTTTCCCTGCCAGTGGTAGGGCCCATAGGTTCTTCCACATGCCTAATGTGCTCCTCTAAGGGCAGTAAGAAGTAGAAGGGATGCTTTTATCTGATTCCCTTGCTTGACTCTCAAGCACTACTTGATATGCTGATTTTACTGAGAACTTCCCTTTTTTGTCAAAATGCCACGCCACATAGTCCTCTTGCCCTTCATGTATTGGGATTTGAAGAATTGCCCGGGCATCTTCTTCATTAAAGGTTTGTCGTACAAGTTCCTCATCCCAAGTGTAGGAGGATGGGTCAATCAACTCTGCGACTTTTGTTATGATTTGATTTCCCCTCCTTGAACTGACCAGCCTTGATTTTCCCTTTGGGAGCCAATGATCAGTCCAAATATTTATACTTTCTCCATCTCCTACTCTCCACACCACCCCGCTCTTTAGCACCTGTACCCCTTTTAAGATGCTCCTCCAACAGTAGGATATTCCATTTCTTGCCTCGGCATCCAGCAAGTTTCGATCTCGAAAGTATTTTGCCGCTAGGACTTGTGCACATAGTGATGTGGGATTCTTTAGAATTCTCCAAGCTTGCCTCGCCAGCATGGCAAGGTTAAAACAGTATAGATCTCTAAATCCCAATCCACCATCCTTTTTAGGCTTTGTCATTTTTTCCCAGCTAACCCAatgaattttattttctttatccaTATGGCTCCACCAATACCGAGCTATCATTGCATTGATGTCGTCACACAATGATTTTGTGAGGTCGAAGCATGCCATTGCATAGACTGGTATTGCTTGCGCAGCCGCCTTGATCAAAATCTCCTTTCCAGCTTTTGAGAGCATTTTTTCTTTCCAACCTTGCAATTTGCTCCATATCTTTTCTTTCAGGTAGTGGAAAGCCTTGGTCTTGGATTTGCCAATGTATACTGGTAGTCCCAAGTATTTACCTGAAAAGCCCTCTTTAGTGATACACAATTTGTTCATCACCTCGCTTTTGTCTTCCAGCTTCGTGTTCTTGCTGAAAAGGATTGCAGATTTCTCTTTATTTATGGCTTGACCTGAGCAAGCTTCATACGAGGATCCTGTTCATTTCATGTACACTATTGGTGTTTGCTTCAATGAGGAGTAGAGAGTCATCTGCAAATAGTAAGTGGCTTATACTTGGGGCAGTATTACATATTTTAATACCTTTAAGTCTACCATTTATTTCAGCATCATGGAGCATAGCAGAGAAGCCCTCGGCACATAATAGAAAGAGATAAGGAGAGAGGGGATCACCTTGGCGAAGCCCTCGCTCTGGAATGATAGTATTTGTTGTATCACCATTCACTACTTGATTCTTCAGAGTAGGGTTCAGAAAAAACAAACTACATTGCTCCGATTTCAGGTACGATAATCAATATCTCACAAGATTGCTTCCCTTAGATAATTCCTATTACAACTATGTCTCCCTAAGAAACGCTGTAATCAATGTTGTGAATAAGACATTCTGATTCGACATGACATCCTGACAAGCTAACAGCATAAAACAAACAGATacaaaacacaaaacaaaacagAGTTCTTCAATGTTGACTCCAGTGTATCTACTCAAGAACTGAAGGGCGTTAGCAGGATATGTACAATCAGGAACTGAAAAGGGGTCCTTGCTGTCCATATATATGTATAGCACTGCAACATCCAAAATTCAGGCAATGCAGGCACAAAAGTTTGATTCAGGCCACAGAAACAATCCTACTGCCTAGCCAGCAGTAGATATCTCGCTCGGTGTTGAACAGATGCACGAGCAATCAGTTTCATTAGTGCCTCTTTCAACTAGGCGTTTCTTCCGGTTAATCAACAGCTTGATCAGTGGTGCTTTCATGGAAACTTGGCGCCATATTTGATTCACTGGTCCATTCGGATCTTCATACTCAAAGTAATGTTTTAcctgcaacaaatatccaaggttCAGCAAATAAACTACTAGCTAACGGACAAATGTGTATGGACATGCATTACACTCCTCTGAAACTGAATTGTCATACAATTCCTTGAGTTTCTTGCAAATAAGAATGACATTCCACATGCCATTGCATACCGTACCAGATTGAACTCTTCCGACGACAGCAGTTGATCTTACGTAACATAACAGTTCGGCAGTTTTGTCACCAAAACTATATGCTCCCATCAATTAAGAGCATAAAATATTCCATACACAATGACCAGAAAATATCTTGTGAATAAAGCGACTTAGTTTGCCAAGTAATTCCAAATAGCTGCCCATCCATGGAGTAGTTTCTACTAAATGACAGAAAGAAATAAATGGTGATCTTTCCTTGCAAAAATGCAACAAACAGCCAAGTGTCCCATGCTAGTAAATGTAAACAGTATAACCAGTTTCTCAACAATAAAATATCTAAATCAAACAACTGCAGTTACGTTATTCAGCTTCTAATACATTTAATATGGTAATTATAGTACTTCACACTGGTTTTCGGTTAAGTTGGCTTGTCCAGATGAAGAAGTGACTATTCTGACAGACCCGTTATCAAGTCCTCAAAGGTCTACCGATATGGAGGGTTCCTTGCATCTCATTCTCATCTTGGTCATCTGAAACTAACTGATCTTGCATGCCAGCATGCTGCTATCCATAGTTTTTATGGCGTCGAAATCTCATCGTTATGGTGACTATATAATGGTGTGGCGGCCTCCGAGCCAAGGGTGCCGGCCCTCGCAACAGAAGTTACATGTGGCATCCTGTTGGCGCCCAAATGGTGAGGTTGGCGTCCCCATGCTCAATTTCGGATGCCACAGGCAGGGAGACGTGGGAAGGAAATGCAGAGGCAGGAGGGAAATATCAGTAGGCATGGGAGATAGCCAGGAGATGGAGGGGAATCGAGCTGAGAGAGGCATCCTGTTGGCGCCCAAATGGTGAGGTTGGCATCCCCATGCTAAATTCTGGACGCCACAGGCAGAGAGGCGTGGGAAGGAAATGCAGAGGCAGGAAGGNNNNNNNNNNNNNNNNNNNNNNNNNNNNNNNNNNNNNNNNNNNNNNNNNNNNNNNNNNNNNNNNNNNNNNNNNNNNNNNNNNNNNNNNNNNNNNNNNNNNNNNNNNNNNNNNNNNNNNNNNNNNNNNNNNNNNNNNNNNNNNNNNNNNNNNNNNNNNNNNNNNNNNNNNNNNNNNNNNNNNNNNNNNNNNNNNNNNNNNNNNNNNNNNNNNNNNNNNNNNNNNNNNNNNNNNNNNNNNNNNNNNNNNNNNNNNNNNNNNNNNNNNNNNNNNNNNNNNNNNNNNNNNNNNNNNNNNNNNNNNNNNNNNNNNNNNNNNNNNNNNNNNNNNNNNNNNNNNNNNNNNNNNNNNNNNNNNNNNNNNNNNNNNNNNNNNNNNNNNNNNNNNNNNNNNNNNNNNNNNNNNNNNNNNNNNNNNNNNNNNNNNNNNNNNNNNNNNNNNNNNNNNNNNNNNNNNNNNNNNNNNNNNNNNNNNNNNNNNNNNNNNNNNNNNNNNNNNNNNNNNNNNNNNNNNNNNNNNNNNNNNNNNNNNNNNNNNNNNNNNNNNNNNNNNNNNNNNNNNNNNNNNNNNNNNNTGTCTTCTTGCCCAATGCTGTGATGTGCTCTGTTTCTTTGTCTGCAAAGCTCCTCTGTTCTGTTCTGTACATGTTATGCACTAGTGCGGTGCATATCTCAAACTTGCAGTCCACATGTAGGCTAGTATATTTGTTGGCAGTGGCTAGTCAAGTGTGTCTCCTCTATTTAGTGACTTAATTTGTTGTCAACATGTCATACAAAGTTATGTTTTTTCTATGAAGTGGTGATCTAATTTGCTATCACACAAAGTTAGGTTGTCTATGAAGTCGCCTCACCATACGCCATAATAAGTGCTATAAAGTAATGAAGGGGGTCGGTCGCCACAAAATTCATTACACCATAAAAACTATGTTGCTATCTCACTATGCTATTCTGGGTGTATATACAGAATGTACTCTGTATAAAAGATCACTGCGTAGGGATACTGCAACAGTAAGAAAATCTATATAATTCCTGGATTAAACACATTTTGTTTCAGATATATGTACAAAATTGATTCCTATTAACTGAAAGTACGTACAGCATAAGATGTACTAAGATGCATATGGCAGCATGAACTAAGAAAGATGGAGCACTGAccctttgtatttctctctgatacTCCAGAATTCGCTCTGAACTGACTCTCCGAAGCATCGAAGTTAAGAACCCAGGCTGTACGGCCTTGCTTGTGTCAACGAAAATTGAGATATTACTGTAGTCTATAACATCTTCGAATGGTAACTCGATGTGATCACTAACTATAACAGGAACACATAAGCTGACAAGTGCATCAAACAATCTGCAGGCCGAGGGAGTATCTCCAGCAGGATGCAGGCAAAATTTGGATGAGTGCATTCCTTGTGTGGCCATACGCCGACTCACCCTTGATTGGGCTCCATGTTTTATG
The window above is part of the Triticum aestivum cultivar Chinese Spring chromosome 2A, IWGSC CS RefSeq v2.1, whole genome shotgun sequence genome. Proteins encoded here:
- the LOC123185107 gene encoding uncharacterized protein, which translates into the protein MYHLDQCTSLPRPRMPHITGRQPHGNFCSKSSIAISYRAPPTPPKLPVVREKRSAREMDGRHLLGAAGAARANQNNAKIVRMAVPVLAMLLLLLTAAAVSMTADDRACLRAFFRSHMFLMFCVLVNTTSGCALAWMAVTAPTQAARRSYAESTVASFVLLAVNLHSALSNLPDVGDAA